A window of the Corynebacterium minutissimum genome harbors these coding sequences:
- a CDS encoding serine/threonine protein kinase, giving the protein MTTLPEFFTTQHQLRELAVLDQGAGSTLFLVEDPAQNQLLVELFSAEHRGVLREAGVAGQLQHSAIAPIVGTGTTTSGQEFFVRRCLPGEQLSDYTGSGVGARHLSREEALATFAPLADAVDFLLQLDRAGYALRALNPRRIILTSNRSTAFLATVGPEAAYTPSRASAQEVIGRLAQLLSAAYPAFRANAAYPSAAAVLEALRSQGSYHQAPPTAPQSAVHPAQQQPVQQPAQQQPAQPKKKSSSKLLLGLGTGVLALLLIGGLLWFFIGRSSWSEQEQALVDAHQGLLSSDPGGEGFEGATCESRSPEDGQEAKITCTGDGVTYSVASYGDVEKREAAGPAQGGQELSNGQCTVHSYDLSDAEPLYYMAAEDSDSAVLVWGEDAEETRLRLPLC; this is encoded by the coding sequence GTGACTACGCTTCCTGAATTCTTCACTACCCAGCACCAGCTGCGCGAACTCGCCGTCCTAGACCAGGGTGCCGGTTCCACGTTGTTCCTGGTTGAGGACCCCGCTCAGAATCAGCTCCTCGTGGAGTTGTTTTCCGCCGAGCACCGCGGCGTGCTGCGAGAAGCCGGCGTGGCCGGGCAGCTTCAGCACAGCGCCATCGCCCCCATCGTGGGAACCGGCACAACGACTAGCGGGCAAGAGTTCTTCGTACGCCGCTGTCTCCCGGGTGAACAGCTTTCGGACTACACCGGCTCCGGGGTAGGCGCACGGCATCTCTCCCGGGAAGAGGCTTTGGCCACGTTTGCCCCGCTGGCAGACGCCGTGGACTTTCTTTTGCAGCTTGACCGCGCCGGTTATGCCCTGCGCGCATTGAATCCACGGCGCATCATCTTAACCAGCAATCGCTCGACGGCGTTCCTCGCCACAGTCGGCCCCGAAGCGGCGTATACCCCGTCCCGGGCCTCCGCACAAGAGGTTATCGGGCGCCTCGCACAGCTGTTGTCTGCTGCGTATCCGGCTTTCCGCGCGAATGCGGCCTACCCTTCCGCCGCAGCCGTCCTCGAGGCTCTGCGCTCCCAGGGTTCCTACCACCAGGCACCCCCGACTGCGCCGCAGTCTGCCGTTCACCCAGCGCAGCAGCAGCCTGTCCAACAGCCGGCGCAGCAGCAGCCTGCGCAGCCCAAGAAGAAATCTTCCTCAAAACTCCTGCTAGGGCTCGGTACCGGCGTACTGGCCCTGCTGCTCATCGGTGGTCTTCTGTGGTTCTTCATCGGCCGCTCCTCGTGGTCAGAACAGGAGCAGGCGCTTGTCGACGCTCACCAGGGCCTCCTCAGCTCCGACCCCGGCGGCGAGGGCTTTGAGGGAGCAACCTGCGAATCCCGCTCGCCAGAGGACGGACAGGAAGCCAAAATCACCTGTACCGGTGATGGGGTGACGTACTCGGTGGCGAGTTATGGGGACGTCGAGAAGCGCGAAGCGGCCGGCCCAGCCCAAGGCGGACAGGAACTCTCCAACGGACAGTGCACGGTGCATAGCTACGATCTGTCCGATGCGGAGCCGTTGTACTACATGGCCGCCGAAGACTCGGACAGTGCCGTACTGGTGTGGGGCGAGGACGCCGAAGAGACGCGCTTGCGCCTGCCACTGTGCTAG